Part of the Zonotrichia albicollis isolate bZonAlb1 chromosome 2, bZonAlb1.hap1, whole genome shotgun sequence genome, CCACCTTgctgtttgcatttttaatCAGTGATGTCTGCCAAACGCTGGTGGTTACCTCTATTTGCTGCCAGAAAAGcctattttttatcttttcaaaGAGCTTAGAAAACACTCAGAGGAAAATGGGAAGGCTTCAGTGCCTCTTTTTACTACCAGCAGACAATCCTGTAGAATCGAATGCAGGCATCAAGAGGCACTTAGGAGTAAGACATCACCACAACAGCCTTTCAGTCTCTGTTGAATTTACCTTGATGCACAATTCTCTCTTTTGTGCCATGCGAGACACAAGACCAAAACACCAGCAAACTCAACTAGTACAAGTTTTTTTTGGCATGGCAATGCAGTACAGAGCCTTTCATGGCCATTTGGGACACTAGCCTCTAGAACTCGTGTCCAAAATGGCCACCAGATATGTTGGAGCCTTGGGTGCTAGAGACAAAAAATGAGCACCTGCAACAAGCTGGAGGTAGATCAACCAGCTTATGCCACCTGCAAAGATTTGAAGACTGATTTTGTCCTCCTCACCATGCACACAGGTCATGGAATTAATTATATGGTTCAGTGCTGTTTAAATACTCTCATAACTGTGACTGCTTAGGCCACATCGTCACTGCAGCACTGTTTTAGTTCTACATCAATGCAGCTAAAACAGTTGGAAGGATTCTTTTATTGAGACTTTCCTATAAATGTCTGATTCTGTTTCTTTGTGACTGTTTGAGCTCTCTATTCCAGCTGCTGCCTTCTATGAAGTGCAGCTAATAACAGCACAAGCAGCATCTGGACAATTTATTCCTTAACAACTGTAAAATGTATGAACAGAGGGGGATTTTGCTGTGTATTTCTCCTTGGTGTTTCTGGGCTGAGTATTCTGTTCCTTGAAAGCAGCTGATTTCTGAATAgaaacagaaatggaaaatagaaataaaaatgttgtATCCtatccctccccttcccccatTCATCTCATAATGAAGCAGGGACtactatgaaatattttaattttaactcTGGATCACAGAATCTTGGATACACATTTTATACATCTTTCCAATGTTAGGTTGAGCAGGACTGAACAAAGACCATCACTGCCACATGGGACCTGGTCCTGCTGTGAGCTTGAGCTGCACAGGTGTTTTCCTTTGCCCTGAACAGAGCCGAGTGTCTGTGCCCAGAGGTGCCCATGGTCACCAGCCAATGCATGTGGAGTGGTCTCATGCAGTCTCTAAAGTCTGAGAAACAGGGTTTGTCTTGGCTGTTCAGGCCACCATGAGGATATTTAGAGGTTGACTGGCCATGGTGACATATTTCCAAACATCTAAAAGTCACATCTGATTTCTTTACATTTAAACATAATCCAAGGAAAATGAGGGACCATTGCCATGAAAtaattctttgaaaaaaaagatGCATGGAGAAAGAAAGAACCATTACAAGAAATGCATAAATTAATATACACACATCCTCAAACTGCATTACACCATCAAATCCCAGCTTGCTTCCATGGCTTGAAGATTATTATACATGGAGATGCCACACTAAAACCAATTAGTTGCTTGCCCATTTGATGTCCTGAGCTCACAGTGCTCCCATCCAGCCATTCCTTTCAGTGCTTTCCTGCATTCCCAGCCAATGAACATGTGATCCAGGCTGAGAGAGGAGGAGCATGGGGCACATCCAAGCTCCCCCCCGTGTGAGGATCATCCCATCTGGGTAGATGTATCTGGGCTGAGAGCTGCAGAATGAAGAAAACTTCTGTTCTTTGCACACCTCTCTGTTAAAATTATTAGATATTTAAAAGCATCCTTGCTGAACCTCTGGACACACAAGTGCAGTGGATGAGTGGAGCATGGTGACAGTGGGACAagctgcagccagagatgagaGTCCAAGACATGTGGCCAAAACTGCTCCTTGATGGGAGTTTTGCTGAGAGATCCTCCTGGTGGGTTTTGGTGGTGAGGAGCTGGGTGTTTCACatgtcaggacccaggacatccctctggctgtcctgagcagccaagacccctgccagggggctcagagcctggcacagagcccaaaatgtCTGTGGCTTTGATTATGAcctgtggagcaaattaccaaccttagatgaagatctgcaagccatgacaaattaagtagaatgatagtgaatttatcacaaggcgaaaaagtagatttttggggtttttagaatggggattcAGGGGGGCAAGACAGAGGGATCCGGGcctgtccagcctttcttcttcttcttcttcttcttcttggcctccatcttttcctgtgatgttggcacttttagattgatTTAGAGtggaagctcactgtctaacataggtgataggtattagacagtaattgtaaatattgtatatgtaatttttagtataaagacataacaccaccCTGGGGGCAGCCAGAGTGCctggactgtcttgctgagcagacctcagcaggacaggagaaagaattttatagataagatacaaaaaacaaccttgagaccaagaaatgaagagctttgactccttcttcaagcgccgggctgggaaaagaaactTTCTAACAtttctcggggtcactctgagcagcgaGAGATCCCGACACCACCGAGcgtcccagctgcagctctgctcctcgtAGGGGAGCCTGGAGGCTGGGATCGCCCGTGACAAACCTGCTGGCAGCCGTGAGAGGGAGGGGTCCGTGTGAGGGTCAGGTTTGCTCTGCAGCTTGCCTCCTCTCTGCCAGCTCCGTGAtgagctgctcctgggacagGGAGCAGTGCCCCGAGCCCcgcagcagcattcccaggatGGCCAGCACttcctgcaggccctggccggtgtgggcgctgcagccccggagCATCCAGCGGTGCCTGGCCAGCCCCCCCAGCCGCAGCATCTCCCCGAGTTGGGCAGGAGCCAGCGCTCCCGGCACGTCCTGCTTgttggccaggagcagcacggGGGTGCCGGCCATGCCGGGCTGCCTCAGGGCCTCCTCCAGCGCCGCCATGGCTTCGGCCAGCCGGGCCGTGTCCGTGCTGTCCAGCACGAAGATGAGGGTGTTGATGTCCTCCAAGTAGTTCGGCCAGCTGGCCCGCAGGCTGTCTTGTCCCCCCACATCCCAGAGGGTGAAGGAAATGCCACAGGGAGTTCTCAGAGACTCCACGTTGAATCCCACCGTGGGGCAGGTCTCCACAGCCTGGCCGCTCTTCAGTTTGTACAGAAGGGTGGATTTGCCAGCGAAGTCGAGCCCCAGCATGATAACTCGAGCATCTCTCTTCCTCCAGCCTTTGGAGATCAGCTTCCCCATCAAGATACTGCCGGTGCCGGGGGAAATGcagccaaaaaagaaaaaaacaagcgAGCGTATTTCCTCGGTGATGTCAGTCATTAGCAgagggctcagccctgcctctcCGAAGGGGCACCCGAGGTTTGCTGAAGAAAGGCGCGGGCAGCGGCTTCTGCTTCTCTCGGGAGCTCAGAGGAGGTGGCAGCGAGTGCTTGCGAGGTGCGCAGCAGAGCCGGGGAGCGCTGCTCAcatcagcagctcccacagcccggCTCCGCTCACTCCTTTCCATTCAGGACCCAAAGGGATTGGTGCGAAAGAGAGCTAACATTTTGCAGGAAGAGGTGGGGAGACTGTGCAGCAAGTTTCCTCCTCACCACATACATACATAAATGAGCTTCTGTTCATTGGCTTGTCTAGCAGAAATCCACCCCCGGCaggacaggacaaggaggaacCCGGGCTTCAGACCAGGGTTGCTCCAGGAATTTGCTGAATCACAGCTCAAGGGTGGGGATTCAAAGCCTCTTGAGCAACAAGACGATTTTTCTGCCAGTCTTGTGTTTAAAAGTACAAAACAAATCACTGTATTATCAGCCTTTACTACCTTCTGTGCAAATGGTAACAacagcaattttaaaaaatgcacacAAGCATGTTTTTTTGAAGTCTTGCGGAAATACAATGAGTCAAAACGCCATTCCTGGGGCAAAAATCCATAATATTCTTTACATCAAAGTATTTACGACATTTCAACTTTTTCAAGTGAAGCAAAGTATGTGGCTGAGGGGGtacaaaaatcccctaaaagAACAGAAAGCTGTTTAACAAGACAGCACCCCTTGCACTTTACAAACCAGAGGCAAAAATGTGCTGCTGCAACAACTCCCAGCCTCGCTTGTGCAAGAGCAGCTGAAGGCAGCCAGCAGAGTCCCAGCAAAGCCAGtatttatttcccttctttATTGGTTGGGTTTGGCTCCTAAGAGGCTGCTCAGAGGTGTGCAGAGCTCACCTCACAGCAgtaaggcagagctgctctgcagccacctTTATTTGAGAAAGAAATGGGACTCACCCCTGCTTCCCTGGGCCCACAGGGGAATTTTTAACACATCTGTGGGAGATGCAGTTTCCTCAGCAATAATCTCCACATGACAGCTCCACGTCACAAGCATTGCTGGGGATGGAGTTCAGCACAGCATGTGGAAGGGACTATCTGGTCAGCTGGTCACTGAGAGGCATATTTCTTCCTCTGGGGGCAAGATACTTCAGTTTTCCATCTTTTACAGAAAGGAAGATGCACGAGAAAGAAAGAACACGAGGACTCCAGCCCACTTAGGCTGCATGGGATTGCAAGGGGTGCAAAACAAACCACATTTTGCAAGATAACTCTGTGATAAATGTCTCTCCCATTGTTAACCCACAGAGCTGGTTGGCACCAGAGCCTCCACAGGATTTATGCAGCTTGTGGATGTGTAAGATGGGTTTTAACAACTGTGGAATACCAGGTTGGAATGACCTCAAGGATTATCTGCTCCAACCGACCTTTCGAGGCAAAAGAATGGTTTAAAAGAAGCTCAGCCAAATCTTAAGTCTCCCCAGGTGCTGGGGAACacaccacttctctggggagaTTATTCCAATGGTGTACTGTTCTCATTGTGAAAAGTTATCCTCTTGTGTGCAATCAGAATCTCCCCAGGAGTAAATTGTACTCATTAGTGTTCATTTTTTTCATAGACCCCTTGTAAAAAGGGATTCTCTATCACCTTTGTAACAACCCTTTGAATATTGGAACACAGTGATCAGGACTTTCATATCCCTTTTTTCTCAAGATTCAACAATAAAATCATACAGTTCACATGTGATCTTTTCTAAAACCAGTCTGTAAGTGCAAAACTGGCAGAAAGCTCCCTAGGTGTGGATAAGAAAAGAGATTTGTAATGCACAGTGGATTCTGGCCCTTCAGGGCACTGCTTGCACACCCTGAAGTGTGTGTTGCTGTCTGGGGGTTAATCCGTTTGTCCATGttcttcagtttttaaaataaatccttgATCTGCTTGTTCACCATTTTGGAATAACCTTCCCATATTTCATTGCCCTTTAAGATCAGTATACTTGGTATTTTTAGACATAACAGTGGGTAAAGTGAATTGTGTCTTGATCTTTTTATGTTTCTcctgcctttgctgctgctcatcCTCTCTGAGACTTGGCAGGCAGTGGTGGCACACACCTGACCAGACATTCATAGTACTGTAACTTCTTTCAAGTAAATTAAAACGCAGGTACAGGAAGCAGGGATGGAGACTCTGCCATTCAGTGAATAATTGAGCATTTGAA contains:
- the ARL11 gene encoding ADP-ribosylation factor-like protein 11 — encoded protein: MTDITEEIRSLVFFFFGCISPGTGSILMGKLISKGWRKRDARVIMLGLDFAGKSTLLYKLKSGQAVETCPTVGFNVESLRTPCGISFTLWDVGGQDSLRASWPNYLEDINTLIFVLDSTDTARLAEAMAALEEALRQPGMAGTPVLLLANKQDVPGALAPAQLGEMLRLGGLARHRWMLRGCSAHTGQGLQEVLAILGMLLRGSGHCSLSQEQLITELAERRQAAEQT